A stretch of the Lactuca sativa cultivar Salinas chromosome 9, Lsat_Salinas_v11, whole genome shotgun sequence genome encodes the following:
- the LOC111921690 gene encoding protein LONGIFOLIA 1: MAGLVQDRNGEKRMDKQIGCMSGFLQIFDRQQILAGKRIHSTKRLPPSSGVPASSETVSSVKSPVFSGEVGKTEPQKHAVVVPASPNSSQSSVEGNAKVRPIAMPEISQLLVPREVRMNNAVASVNGANCNSKVAEGDDKQRRSPSVIARLMGLEPLSSSDQKSSQPVTKLTLRRSASESTDSRDLVRSKYIDGTNFQVKLPNHSQKRTVETIVTDEGRNVGNRDSSNGSAMKSMRNASGNPKSESPRTSPWRSSQQKRSFFDSADFFPEPNQMTVSMHGDFEKKLKMRGMDEQSNDLGTLKQILEVLQLKGLLRSTRPPIRDHQQNFVFDRNLPSDESSIILMKPSRSAVSKVDKQRSADDSRGPRRYATEISPSISPKREGGAVDRTGRSPVRARNSSPTRIESNLKSCNSIVKRRPLSIEIQKRANDSSDSLRTTPINSPKLTPKRNHSSTNRSPIHQKPMESSSFNSPKQRIIKNVVTDDESSSISESTFSTPSTTDTERSKWEGLREGRSSLHKYDKLQHSVGKMNSATESPPISTTVLPSPVSVLDSGFDKDESSSPSHSIDYKATLAVDFEEGSWSSSILETKSTEHQEFISDDSDFIYISEILGASYSQHLQEDSNVFFSIEKQLYNTKDTSKVSKRQRKLVFDVIVEILEKSRQFPPWKKVVSFTDSGMSLKQIWSEFQKIREINTGDGLLELITGVLRKDIVGINDWEDYPIETSETILDIERMIFKDLVNEAIGDLSEFSGRSMFLRPQRKLVF, translated from the exons ATGGCCGGGTTGGTTCAAGATCGGAATGGAGAAAAACGGATGGACAAGCAGATTGGTTGCATGTCCGGTTTCCTTCAGATCTTTGATCGCCAACAGATTTTGGCCGGCAAACGCATCCACTCCACCAAGCGCCTCCCTCCTTCCTCC GGAGTCCCTGCATCATCGGAGACGGTGAGCTCCGTTAAGTCGCCGGTGTTTTCTGGAGAGGTAGGAAAGACTGAGCCACAGAAACATGCGGTGGTGGTACCAGCAAGTCCAAACAGTTCTCAATCGTCCGTGGAGGGGAATGCGAAAGTCCGCCCGATAGCAATGCCGGAGATATCACAGCTGTTGGTTCCGAGAGAGGTCCGTATGAACAATGCAGTTGCATCAGTCAATGGTGCCAATTGTAATAGCAAGGTTGCCGAAGGCGATGACAAGCAACGGCGATCCCCCAGCGTCATTGCGAGACTCATGGGACTCGAGCCATTGTCATCTTCCGATCAGAAAAGTTCACAGCCCGTTACAAAACTGACGCTACGGAGATCTGCTTCGGAATCTACGGATTCAAGAGATCTGGTTCGCTCAAAATACATCGACGGCACCAATTTCCAGGTGAAACTGCCGAATCATTCCCAAAAGAGAACTGTAGAAACTATTGTTACAGATGAAGGGAGAAATGTAGGTAACAGAGACTCGTCAAATGGTAGTGCCATGAAATCAATGCGAAATGCATCGGGAAATCCGAAGTCTGAATCTCCTAGAACGTCTCCATGGAGGTCGTCTCAGCAAAAGAGAAGCTTCTTTGATTCAGCGGATTTTTTCCCGGAGCCAAATCAGATGACGGTGTCGATGCATGGGGATTTCGAGAAGAAATTGAAGATGAGAGGGATGGATGAACAGTCCAATGATCTAGGCACATTGAAACAAATTCTTGAGGTTTTGCAACTTAAAGGTCTTTTGCGTTCTACCAGACCTCCAATTAGAGACCACCAGCAAAATTTCGTCTTCGATCGGAATCTGCCTTCCGACGAATCCAGCATAATCCTCATGAAACCTTCGCGTTCGGCAGTCTCAAAAGTTGATAAACAGAGATCTGCAGATGATTCTCGAGGACCGCGTAGATATGCTACCGAAATTTCTCCGTCCATTAGTCCAAAACGGGAAGGTGGAGCTGTTGATCGGACCGGGAGGAGTCCGGTGAGAGCTAGAAACTCTTCGCCCACTCGAATCGAGAGTAACTTAAAGAGTTGTAATTCAATTGTGAAAAGGAGACCATTAAGCATTGAAATCCAAAAAAGAGCAAATGATTCCTCCGATTCACTTCGAACCACGCCAATTAATTCTCCCAAACTTACACCTAAAAGAAACCATTCCTCAACTAACAGGTCTCCAATACACCAGAAACCGATGGAATCATCCTCGTTTAATTCTCCAAAGCAACGGATCATCAAAAACGTAGTTACGGACGACGAATCATCCTCCATTTCTGAAAGCACCTTCAGTACACCTTCAACAACCGATACAGAG AGATCCAAATGGGAGGGACTCAGAGAAGGAAGAAGTTCGTTACATAAATATGACAAGTTGCAACATAGCGTAGGTAAGATGAACAGTGCCACTGAGTCACCGCCGATTTCAACCACAGTTCTACCGAGTCCGGTGTCGGTCCTTGACTCGGGATTTGACAAGGACGAGTCGTCGTCTCCTTCACACAGCATTGATTACAAAG CAACTCTAGCCGTTGATTTTGAAGAGGGTAGTTGGAGCTCTTCAATATTGGAGACGAAATCAACAGAACACCAAGAATTCATATCGGATGACTCTGATTTCATCTACATTTCTGAGATACTTGGAGCATCGTATTCGCAACACCTTCAGGAAGATTCCAATGTCTTCTTCTCGATCGAGAAACAGCTATACAATACCAAAGACACATCGAAGGTCTCTAAACGCCAACGAAAGCTCGTGTTCGACGTAATCGTCGAAATCCTTGAGAAAAGTAGACAGTTTCCGCCATGGAAGAAGGTGGTTTCGTTTACAGATTCCGGTATGTCTCTAAAACAGATATGGTCTGAATTTCAGAAAATCCGAGAGATAAACACTGGCGATGGCCTATTGGAATTGATTACCGGTGTTTTAAGGAAAGATATCGTCGGAATCAATGATTGGGAAGATTATCCGATCGAGACGTCGGAAACGATACTGGACATCGAACGGATGATCTTCAAGGATTTGGTGAACGAAGCAATCGGAGATCTATCTGAATTTTCCGGCAGATCTATGTTTTTGAGACCTCAAAGGAAACTAGTTTTTTAA